Below is a window of Xiphophorus couchianus chromosome 1, X_couchianus-1.0, whole genome shotgun sequence DNA.
TAATGAGCACATCTGATTTACTACATTCACATTTATGATCTCCACAGGATGTTCAGTTACTGGCAGAGATTAACCACATGCATGATTTGATTTTTCTCTACTAAACATTAGACACTGCtacatattgtcaccttcctaaaataatggcccaagtcattttttgccaaaagtgttcTTGTATTGTATATTAGTGACATGCTTACAGTACATTTAAGTGCATTTGTAGGGCAATATAACCTACTTATCAAATTgataaaatagataaattatTAGAGATATGTTTTGACTTGTTCTAcatatttgctgcattttagCACACAGATGTATTAATTACACTTTAAGTGGTGTTTAGCTATAATTAAAGTgcagctgaaatatatttaaaacaaattttatagATTCAAATGAGCAGATTTTAAACAAAGTGAATCTTAAAGATAAGGGAAATATATTAATGATCTCTATGACTGCAAGTCATAAACATCTTCCAAAATTCTTCACCTTTAAGTACTACATATTTTTCAATAGGGACGTCAAGGGAGCGCCACCTTGTGGCAATTTGAAGACGCTCTTTCGATATCTTTTTTACAGATCCTTATCGATTTGGATAATCAGAGACAGAATAAAGAAACGTCTCACCAAGGGAAAAGATTCAagattttccaaatcaattGGAGCTTCACTACTGAGAAAAtacaatttgttaaaaatctgaaatttttttcagggaacacacacccacacaacaacaacaacaatttaCAACAATATTaccagtaaaataataaaatataaattggaTTAACATAAAGTTGATAAAGAAATCAACTTTAAACGTAATTCTTTTTCAAAATCGGATTATGTTTTAAGAACAGATGAAAGCTCATTCGCATTTTTACTTTAAGCCACAAGATGGCGACCTCTCTCTTTactcaatataaaaataaataggcTGAAATGGAATGCTGAGAAAGAAACGTGTGTGTAAATTGTGTATTTTGAAGGCAATACTAAGCATTTAATATCCTGCTTCACCTTAACTCAAAAATATACCTACAGAGACACAATGTTAAGAAAGCCTTGAGGAgacatttcagttattttattttatttttttttaaagcttagtTTGTAAATGATGAGCGTCAACTCACGTTAATAAGAATATGGCAAGGTAGACTACTGCCtctctattctattctattttccATAACTGCAAAGTGTCCAGACTAccatccttgttttttttataggtCATTGCTCTATAATCTGCGAGTTTTGGCACGTGCTCGGTGCAAACCGTAGAAGAAACTGTGCGCGAATGGCACGCGGACAGATGTGGCCCTCTCGCTCTCCGCCTCCTCCACCTCTGCGAGCTGCTCCCGCTCCAGGATGATTGACACAGAGGTGGTGGCGCAGCCAATCGGAGAGCGCGCTGCCTCATTTGTGTAAAGTGGCTGCACGCCATTGGCTTGGAGCGTGCTGCTGCGGACCGCCTCGCGTGCCATTACAGACGTCTCCTCGGAGGCGCATGAGGATTCCTAAAATAGATGGACAGCGCATTGGTTTTCAAGCTTAAAGGGATTTATTAGTTACATggactttttaaataaacaattaaaaataatatacattGTAACATGTAAGAAGTTAGTGAAGCGCATTATTTCTTACGGGAAAGTTGAATATTAATATCCCCtcatacaaaatatgtttagctcttactttgtttacttttttcgCTAAACTTAAACTGGTAAAAGTCAAACCGCATTCTCTCCagacaaacacactcacacatgcaTATCTCGGGgagttttaagatttttgacGAGTAAGGAGCAAAGTTGGAGGCAAACATCCAGCGAATTCCCCCCTCCTTATCACTTCACCACCCGGCTCCGCTCTCGCTTTGTTGTTTGTCCCCGCAGGGCTGATTGAGCAGCGCGTGACTGACGGCCCGCGGGGGTGTTGTCCAATCAGCGGTCTGCCCCGCGCCCAAAGGGTGAGTCCTCTCTGCTATTGGCTGAGGCGAGTGTGGGAAAGAATGTAGAGAGGGTTTCACACGAACTGGGAGCACGCGAGCCGCCTATAAGTACCGCAGCAGCGCGTGTCGGCGGCACAAGGCGTAGAGAAGTCGATGCGCGCGGCGCCACGTACGGTTCGAACGCGCTCCGGTTCTGGATGACAGCTCGGCGATAACGAGCGGATCAGTTCAGGCGGAACGTTGATGTTCTGCAGTGGCGTTGcgtgacttttttgtttttgttgcttctgttttttaatcCCTCGCTGCGATTTCTAAGAGGATTTACTTCTTCacgttgcttttttttttttttttattatcacttTGAACCTGCTGTGAGCTATAATGCCAGCTGACACTATGGAAAAGCAGACGGCGTCTCCCATCGCCGGAGCTCCTGCCAACGGATCACACACACCGGACAAGCCAAAAAATGCCAGCGAGCACAGAAAGGTAAGACTTGGAACACGGTTTTGATTTGTCCGGCTGTCATCCTGTGTAACAGCTCGCGTTGATAGAAACTGTGCGGAAATATTTACGAGAGCGTCTCGGTTTCTCTGCAGTCATCTAAACCCATTATGGAAAAACGACGGAGGGCGAGAATAAACGAAAGCCTTTCGCAGCTAAAGACCCTCATCCTGGACGCACTTAAGAAAGATGTAAGTTCAACGGAAACACTTCTCTTCAATGAGGAATGTGCTTAGATGTAGTCTAAACGCTCTCTGTTCCCTCACGCAGAGCTCCAGGCACTCCAAACTGGAAAAGGCAGACATCCTGGAGATGACAGTGAAGCACTTGAGGAACCTGCAGCGCATGCAGATGAGCGGTAAGTTCATTTATTCTTACACTTGTGTCGGGATGCCTGATTAAACCCCACTTTAAGCAGAGCGAGCCACAAACACGCcactaaaacttttttctttttcttcttcttcttcttggtcttTGCCAGCAGCGCTCTCAGCAGATGCGACAGTGATGAGCAAATACAGAGCCGGATTCAACGAGTGCATGAACGAGGTGACCCGCTTCCTGTCCACTTCAGAGGGGGTGAACGCCGAGGTGAGGTCGCGGCTCCTCGGCCATCTGTCCAGCTGCATGGGCCAGATGATGTCCGTCACGTACCCGCAGCAGGCTCCGTCCCAGCCGGCGCACCTGGCCCAGCCCCTCCATGTGCAGCTCCCGCCCACCCTGCCCATCAGCTCCAAGCTCAATCCCGCAGAGCCCGCCTCTCCCAAGGTGTTCGGCGGGTTCCAGCTGGTTCCCGCAACAGACGGACAGTTCGCCTTTCTGATCCCCAACCCGCCCTTCGCCTCCGCCGCCACCACCTCTCCTGTTATTCCCCTCTTCTCCAACGCCGGGGTGCCTATCGCGGTGAACGCCAGTCCGGTGCACGGCAGCTCCGCGCCCATGGCAGCGTCTCCAGTGCACGGGATGACGTCCTTCTCCGGGGTGTCCCAGGTGGTCAGCCCGGTGGGGGTGAACGCCGGCGCGGAGAGCAGTGAAGCGGTGTGGCGGCCTTGGTAGCTCCAACAGAAAGGGGACGAGACACTCGCAAACTTTCCCAGATGAAAGTTTTACCTGAAACTTTTACACAACTGTTGCTGGGTTCAGCCTGCGATTTTTCCTCTCCAGGGTGGCAACTTTAACCACTCATGCCCCCTACTAGTTCTCAATGTTTCGTTttatggaacaaatgttgctaaaaaaaaaaagaaaaagaaaaagaaaaaacaaaactacgacaaaaaaaacaaaaaaaaaacagcgcatgtcttgtttttttttttttttttaattctaatttattgttAACTCCAACATTTGGATGCCGGAGATAAAGGTTCAGACATAAGATTTATAGGAGGCCTTTGTTATGAAGTACTTTTTATGAAAAGATTTAGTTTTGTACAGAGCTGTTATTGATTGTTATACCAAAGCTGTTTTATATTCTGTTTTgtgttcaaaagaaaagaaactgaagtTGGGTGGTAACCCAGGGTTTAAATAAatgagactttaaaaaaaaaagaagaatgtcTTCAGTTTGCCTTTGTCATGCCTTTTTTTGTCGTAcgtaaaagttacattttgtgcGTAAAAGTCAAAGGGATCATATTTCTGATTTAAGGTCCACAGTCTCAAGTGGCACCTTGTCACCAGTTTGGCGGGACCTCCTTACATCTGGCCCTTTAAGAGACTGGTCCCTGAGGACAATGGAGGGCGCATTTTTCTATTGCTATATAGGTAATTAAAAGTTTGAAAGGGGGTCTCATCCTGTATGCAGCGGGAGGTTTTAGAAGTCTTAAACCCCATTCATGAGCCTGGGAAATGCGCTCAGGGGTTAATGTCACTAACAGATTGCCTCAGTGAAAGAATATGGAAGGATCCTCGCTTTCTCTTGTGCACCGATTGTTCAATTCCGCTCCCTGTGTGTCTGTCTCGATAAACGAGAGAACGAGGGAACTTCCCCCCCCCCACTGAGCATGAATATCGGGACAGATAAACCTGTTGCAGGATGTGGAAGATTTGAAATATGATTGAAGTCTTTCTTCCTCACAGTCCCATGTTCAATGCGCACTGAAAAGTCCCCACTTCTCTTCCGACTCTGTGTTTATTCCTACGCGAAGCAATATTTACCCCGTTAGCAAAGGGTCCGGAACTGAGGGGCAGGTGTTTCTGTTTCAGGCGGCGTTGGGCTGGCCGTGTGTCAACCACCTGCGGTCAGCGTGCCCCTTAACTTCGGATTAAGTTACAGCGCGGTGACCGCCGGTCAAAACCCCTCAACATTTAATACTGCACCGGCGCATTGCCTTGGACGCGCATGGTCAACGCAGACCAGAAGAAAGAGAGTCTATTCCTGGAGCCACAGCAGCTCTCTGTGACTCTCAGacttcaaaaaaatatatatatttaggcTTTTACCTTGAAAGacaattgtaataaaaatattctgataTTGGGATTTCTTATGTTCGTCTTCTTTAGATCTTATAGAATGGCTTATAAGCAGAATATGATTGAattattcttattcttattaatATTATGCCACCACAGTGGCGACAGCATTATACTTTGGGATGATGTGTATATGAATTTCTCACATTTGTCCTTATATGGACAATATTGTctaatcatttattattattattattattattattagtagtagtagtagtactGTTGTTACTGTGCATCTCTTGAGTCTTCATCACATGAGGCTAAAATTAACTCTCGTGGCATTTCAGGCAAAATTTTGTGTTGGAAAACAGAtgccgctctgaaaacacagtttccattgtgaaacatggtgatggcagagTCATGCTATGGGGAGGCTTTGCTTTAAAAGGAGCGCGGGACATGTCCAGAGTTACTGGGTGGCTGTACTGAGACAGaaatcaacaaacaaacaaacaaacaaaaaatcaggaCAGTCCTAGAACAAACCTCCGTTAGGCGGCAAACGATTTTAGACTGAGGTTGAAGTTCTCTAGACGAAACTTTAAGCACAAATGTATGTCCAGGAATCTTTACATATTTGAGCGTTTCACGTGCTGAAATAACTTATGGTGGCAATTTCTCACAGCTCCTGGTTTTAATACGCCTTTCTTTGCAGCTGGACTCCTCTTGTTCATTCGTGTACTTGCTTTCTGGCTTTCACCCTCCAGCGAGCCGGTGCCCTGCAGATGACACCGCCAGTAACTGGCATACCGAAACTCCGCAGCAAGTGACGCTTTCAGCAGCTTCCTCCTGCGCGGAGGCATACTGAAACACCAGTTGGCAGCATGTGTGGGTTCTGCGGTCGTCCCTCCTCCTTCGCGTCTGAGTTAACAGTTCAGAGATGCCTTTATGGAGCTGAGGTCGTGAGAACCGAGCGAACTAGTCTGCCTGCGGCCTGGCGCGGTGCCATTCAGTAATTCCCCGCTGACTGGCTGGGTCGTGTAGCTGCTCTGCGGAGGTGAGGAGGCGAACACACGCGCGCGTGGACGCCGAGTGCGCCTGGTTCGACGTAAACGTGAAGTTTGGATCCAGTGGTTGTGGGGAAGTTATATTATTTCATAATAACTTGTGTTccgttttgaaaataaattgaaatatgggtcttttttttttttttttgcagtgattgCATAACGCAATTGTGACCCACAAAGAAGACGCTTCAATGCGCTCTGTACCTCTAAATGTTACACATTTGAACCCAGAACCTGAGAAGTTCTACTCAGCCGCCAGAAAATGCGGGTTTTTTCAGGCGTTCTAGAAAACGAAACGCGGGAATCCGTCCCCAGCGATGAAAAGGATTCCAACAGAAAGCTGGATGTCCCTTGGGGATGTGCGCAGTCGCGTCCCTTGGGAGAAGTCACTATTGAAGGGGAAGGGAGGTCGGGGTCATCAGAGGAGCCACAAATTATCATTCTCATTAGCGAGTGAAAGGGGGAGCGCGCGCGCGCAACGTGACCGCCAAACTTTTAACGCCACTTTTCCCTCCAAATCCACTGTCGCCATTGTCGCTAGGCGTTGCTGCTGTTTAGGTAACACTTGATACTTTTATGCCTGGAGTGCCAGACAGTTAAGGTGAGTTGTATGTACATACACAGATGTAACTCTGGTTTCCAGGGAAGACAGGAACTGCTGGTCCTTTTTCACAGGGGGAAATCTATGTCTATGTGCCACAGCACACGGCAAAAGTATTTTGAATCTCTCACTGTCTTGTAACATTAGATCCACAGACgtcaatggattttatttgaatgaCCAAATTGTGAAGCGAAAAAACATAAGGAAGCTTTGCTGCTCATGGGGCCCTTAACACTCAGGGGACTCCCGTGCTTGAAATTTAACAGACCATCAAAAaggtttattgttgtttattgaaAAGAGAGGATTACAAAACTTGTTTgacagtttcagaaaaaaatgaaatggtatgaagtttaaatttaatatttatatgaattgTTTGCTTTGTACAACAAACACCTTAATGAATTGTTGTGCTAACatagctacaatctgatgctacaagtttagtttttattcccTTCAAAATCCTGAGGTGTGGCATTTTATATTTAGACCATTCTTCATGCTCATATGCCTAAATGAAATCTAGTGCAACCAATTTGCCTTCAGAAGTCCCCTAATTATTATGAGTGTGAaactgtgtaatttaatctttttatagatgcagctgttctgtttgGCGTTCAGAGTTTTGTCAGAGAACattagacaaagacaaagactgTTAAAAGCTGCTAAAAGCTTGACCCTAGGGCAGAGATTCTTCTTCTAGCATGACAATAACCCTAAACATCTTGCCTGCTATACAACAgagtggtttagatcaaaggatagttatgtgttagaatggcccagtcaaagtccagacttaaatccaattgagacCAAGACATTTTCCTCTCTGGAAGCTGATAGGGACGTACTTTGTAAGacatgcagatttttatttggtggAGCATTTGGGAAGCCATGCACTCCTTTCCTTTGACTACAAAGTTATGCATTAATTTGTGTTGATCCATCATACAAAATCCCAATCACATGCCAGACGCTTGTGGTCCTAACATAACAAAATCAATGATGGAAAGACATCCTCGTCTAAACAAACCATCGGGGGGAAGGTCACCCGGTGCAACGTTTAAACCTGTTGGCAACCATTTTCCAAAAacgaaagaaaagaaaaaacaaacgaaGACCGTAATCTTTTCACTGAATCAGTAACGCAACCAGGTGATTTTCTTGGTTAAAGTTCCTCCTCGTGGATTCAGTACAGAAACTGGGAATACTGGCCGCATTGTTCACTCTGGTGATGGATCGTTGAGAGCTGCACTCCTCGGAGTTTCACACGCTATTTTTGCTCGTTGATGTGAGGACGCTGCTGCCACTAAGACAGAAGGAAATGTTCTGCATACTTTGGCCACAGGTTCTGGTGAGGGAATGGCTTacatacgtgtgtgtgtgtgtgtgtgtgtgcgtgtgtgtgtgtgtgtgtgtttgtgaaggcAGTCCTCACACCTGTTTCTTTGAGAAACAGAGAGGGTGTCAGGGAGGGACGGATAAGGACGAGGAGACAGATGGACAGATATAGAAAGGCAGggacatgataaaaaaaaaaaattaaagtgctGGAACTCAAATAAGATCTTCGGACGTGTGCATTTAGGATGTTTCATGCGGTCCAGGCTGAACCTTTCTTTTCTGTGACCTCCCATGTGACGCCTTTTTAATAGGTGTTTATGGTTTTTATGCCATCCTTCTCACCCTGTCTGGTCTTTCTTGGCTCCATCCAGGCTTTCACagcactttttatattta
It encodes the following:
- the her9 gene encoding hairy-related 9 isoform X2 — its product is MPADTMEKQTASPIAGAPANGSHTPDKPKNASEHRKSSKPIMEKRRRARINESLSQLKTLILDALKKDSSRHSKLEKADILEMTVKHLRNLQRMQMSALSADATVMSKYRAGFNECMNEVTRFLSTSEGVNAEVRSRLLGHLSSCMGQMMSVTYPQQAPSQPAHLAQPLHVQLPPTLPISSKLNPAEPASPKVFGGFQLVPATDGQFAFLIPNPPFASAATTSPVIPLFSNAGVPIAVNASPVHGSSAPMAASPVHGMTSFSGVSQVVSPVGVNAGAESSEAVWRPW
- the her9 gene encoding hairy-related 9 isoform X1, with the protein product MPADTMEKQTASPIAGAPANGSHTPDKPKNASEHRKSSKPIMEKRRRARINESLSQLKTLILDALKKDSSRHSKLEKADILEMTVKHLRNLQRMQMSAALSADATVMSKYRAGFNECMNEVTRFLSTSEGVNAEVRSRLLGHLSSCMGQMMSVTYPQQAPSQPAHLAQPLHVQLPPTLPISSKLNPAEPASPKVFGGFQLVPATDGQFAFLIPNPPFASAATTSPVIPLFSNAGVPIAVNASPVHGSSAPMAASPVHGMTSFSGVSQVVSPVGVNAGAESSEAVWRPW